One genomic segment of Humidesulfovibrio mexicanus includes these proteins:
- a CDS encoding AEC family transporter, whose amino-acid sequence MDSFFVAVCCLTLGVVLRRLGRLPQGADRCVAGVVIQLSAPAVCFSAARTMPISAEMLLPASMAWVVFAGAGVFFGLLRRPLGLSRETFGCLMLTAGISNAIFIGLPMIEACYGHELTYVAFLCDSPGTSLVLALPGVLLAAHLSPLGRKNMGKGERVRQALMRVAAFPPFQALLLGLALRGVALPDWLLAGVRHIGMTLVPLSLLAVGLGLCIKPPRGTAAPLALALVYKLLLAPLLMLGVAVFGFANTGLVAQVTIFEAAMPPMVLGGILATENGLDPELAAIVVSLGTALSFVTLPLWRLALSAL is encoded by the coding sequence ATGGACAGCTTTTTCGTCGCCGTGTGCTGCCTGACCCTGGGCGTTGTGCTGCGCCGCCTGGGCCGCCTGCCCCAGGGGGCGGACCGCTGCGTCGCCGGGGTGGTCATCCAGCTTTCAGCCCCGGCGGTGTGCTTCAGCGCCGCCCGCACCATGCCCATTTCCGCCGAAATGCTGCTCCCGGCCAGCATGGCCTGGGTGGTCTTCGCCGGTGCTGGGGTCTTCTTCGGACTCCTGCGGCGTCCTCTGGGCCTCTCGCGGGAGACCTTCGGCTGTCTCATGCTCACCGCGGGCATCAGCAACGCCATTTTCATCGGCCTGCCTATGATCGAAGCGTGCTACGGCCACGAACTCACCTATGTCGCCTTCCTGTGCGACAGCCCCGGCACCTCGCTGGTGCTGGCCCTTCCAGGCGTGCTGCTCGCCGCGCACCTTTCGCCCCTGGGGCGCAAAAACATGGGCAAGGGCGAACGTGTGCGCCAGGCCCTCATGCGGGTGGCGGCCTTTCCGCCCTTTCAGGCCCTGCTGCTGGGGCTGGCGCTGCGCGGCGTGGCGTTGCCGGACTGGCTGCTTGCCGGTGTTCGGCACATCGGCATGACGCTGGTGCCGCTGTCCCTGCTGGCCGTGGGCCTCGGCCTCTGCATCAAGCCCCCGCGCGGGACAGCCGCGCCCCTGGCCCTGGCCCTGGTCTACAAGCTCCTGCTCGCCCCGCTTCTCATGCTGGGAGTGGCCGTATTCGGCTTCGCCAACACCGGTCTGGTGGCGCAGGTCACCATATTCGAAGCCGCCATGCCGCCCATGGTCCTGGGGGGCATATTGGCCACCGAGAACGGCCTGGACCCGGAGTTGGCGGCGATTGTCGTCAGCCTGGGCACGGCCCTGTCCTTCGTCACCCTGCCCCTGTGGCGGCTGGCCCTTTCTGCCTTGTAA
- a CDS encoding tetratricopeptide repeat protein: MAKDAKEEIDVSRRRLLFGFLDRARGAEPAPVAVASNTAPLLAQANAAFGVRDFAAAATLYKEFLAEESANGEARQRYGECLYRQGQFIQAKVEFERLLQKNRKDNRAILFLGLVLARLDRLRKAAVVWKLFFDPERVALSRELNLQVGLVELAGDDDPLDGPAAALAVERVLDTPRTV; encoded by the coding sequence GTGGCAAAGGACGCAAAGGAAGAGATCGACGTTTCGCGGCGCAGGCTGCTGTTCGGTTTTCTGGACCGGGCGCGCGGGGCCGAGCCCGCCCCGGTGGCCGTGGCGTCGAATACCGCGCCCCTGCTCGCCCAGGCCAACGCGGCCTTTGGCGTGAGGGATTTCGCCGCCGCCGCCACCCTGTACAAGGAATTCCTGGCCGAGGAATCGGCCAATGGCGAGGCGCGGCAGCGCTATGGCGAGTGCCTGTACCGCCAGGGGCAGTTCATCCAGGCCAAGGTGGAGTTCGAGCGGCTGTTGCAGAAGAACCGCAAGGACAACCGGGCCATCCTGTTTTTGGGGCTGGTGCTGGCCCGGCTGGACCGCCTGCGCAAGGCCGCCGTGGTCTGGAAGCTCTTTTTCGACCCGGAGCGGGTGGCGCTGTCGCGAGAGTTGAACCTGCAAGTGGGCCTGGTGGAACTGGCCGGGGACGATGATCCCCTGGACGGTCCGGCCGCTGCTTTGGCGGTTGAGCGGGTGCTGGACACGCCCAGGACGGTCTAG
- a CDS encoding DUF401 family protein, translated as MTELAHSLEPVLPLGKVLFAFGVMLAGLRLRRPLWLSVLAGGFVLAMSFGMSPLQWAGVAAVSLVEPETVFLILIMALILFFSEVLEKSGQTRRLMQAATGFLGDPRFRLAFFPALVGFLPMPGGAVFSAPLVRDMADELGLARRDTALVNYWFRHLWELCWPLYPGIILASSLAGVPLARVIAATSPCILLCALLGWAFIMRPAVAHLAGAPQGQRPPRDWRAALREGLPMLIAIGCGLGFEVGMTLFAPDLPFELGIMAALVLAIVCSLFQNKVGPGFVAGVLADRELYRLVALVVSVLVFKDVLQASGAVGQLARQGAGPGALFALTLALPFLVGFISGITVAFVGATVPIILGVLHTVDPAGAQLMPHLTLALFSGFTGVMVSPLHVCFVLSCQFFGTDLGQAWRRLLAPCALLLACGVGWFFVLAALG; from the coding sequence GTGACGGAACTCGCGCATTCTCTGGAGCCTGTGCTGCCATTGGGCAAGGTGCTGTTCGCCTTCGGCGTGATGCTGGCGGGCCTTCGCCTGCGCCGCCCCCTGTGGCTTTCGGTGCTGGCGGGCGGCTTTGTCCTCGCCATGAGCTTCGGCATGTCGCCCCTGCAGTGGGCGGGCGTGGCGGCGGTGTCGCTGGTGGAGCCCGAAACCGTGTTCCTCATCCTCATCATGGCGCTCATCCTGTTCTTTTCCGAAGTGCTGGAGAAGAGCGGCCAGACGCGGCGGCTGATGCAGGCGGCCACGGGATTTTTGGGCGACCCCCGGTTTCGGCTGGCCTTCTTTCCGGCTTTGGTGGGCTTTTTGCCCATGCCGGGCGGGGCGGTGTTCTCCGCGCCGCTGGTGCGCGACATGGCCGACGAACTCGGCCTTGCGCGGCGCGACACCGCGCTGGTGAACTACTGGTTCCGTCACCTGTGGGAGCTGTGCTGGCCCCTGTACCCGGGCATCATCCTGGCGTCGTCCCTGGCCGGAGTCCCGCTGGCGCGGGTCATCGCCGCCACAAGCCCGTGCATCCTGCTCTGTGCGCTATTGGGCTGGGCGTTCATCATGCGCCCTGCCGTGGCGCACCTGGCCGGAGCGCCGCAAGGCCAGCGCCCCCCGCGAGACTGGCGCGCCGCTCTGCGCGAGGGCTTGCCCATGCTCATCGCCATCGGCTGCGGCCTGGGCTTCGAGGTGGGCATGACGCTTTTTGCGCCTGATCTCCCCTTTGAATTGGGCATCATGGCCGCGCTGGTGCTGGCCATTGTCTGCTCCTTGTTCCAGAACAAGGTCGGGCCGGGCTTTGTGGCCGGGGTGCTGGCCGATCGCGAGCTGTACCGCCTTGTGGCGCTGGTGGTGTCCGTGCTGGTGTTCAAGGATGTGTTGCAAGCCTCCGGCGCGGTGGGCCAATTGGCCCGCCAGGGCGCAGGGCCGGGAGCGCTCTTCGCGCTCACGCTCGCGCTGCCGTTTCTTGTCGGGTTCATTTCCGGCATCACCGTGGCCTTCGTAGGGGCCACAGTGCCCATCATTCTGGGTGTGTTGCACACCGTCGATCCGGCTGGCGCCCAGCTCATGCCGCATTTGACCCTGGCGCTGTTTTCGGGCTTCACCGGGGTCATGGTTTCGCCACTGCACGTGTGCTTCGTGCTCTCCTGCCAGTTTTTCGGCACGGATCTGGGCCAGGCCTGGAGGCGGCTTTTGGCTCCTTGCGCGCTGTTGCTGGCCTGCGGCGTGGGCTGGTTCTTCGTGCTTGCGGCCCTTGGGTAG
- a CDS encoding PhzF family phenazine biosynthesis protein, with protein MPRYPLYQVDAFAEGPFTGNPAAVVPLAAWLPDETLLAIAEENNLSETAFFVPLPPESGADYHLRWFTPTFEIDLCGHATLASAWVAFNELGFTGPCVRFRSQSGPLAVTNENGVLTLDFPSWPPSPTPVTEEMVRAFGATPLEAHAGRDLLCVFADEDVVRGLTPDHAAFHKLPYVCNIASAPGKTGGAYDFVSRVFCPEVGVPEDPVTGSAHSLLTPFWAARLGKTRLRAWQASKRGGRLECELAGDRVRIAGRAALYLRGEIVALGR; from the coding sequence ATGCCTAGGTACCCCCTCTACCAGGTGGACGCCTTCGCCGAAGGCCCGTTCACGGGAAACCCGGCAGCAGTGGTGCCGCTTGCGGCCTGGCTGCCGGACGAGACCCTGCTCGCCATCGCCGAGGAGAACAACCTCTCCGAGACGGCTTTTTTCGTGCCCCTGCCGCCGGAAAGCGGGGCCGACTACCACCTGCGCTGGTTCACCCCCACCTTCGAGATCGACCTGTGCGGCCACGCCACGTTGGCCTCGGCCTGGGTGGCGTTCAACGAACTCGGCTTCACTGGCCCGTGCGTGCGGTTCCGCTCGCAAAGCGGACCGCTCGCGGTCACCAACGAAAACGGCGTCCTGACCCTCGACTTCCCCTCCTGGCCGCCCAGCCCAACGCCCGTCACGGAAGAGATGGTCCGCGCCTTCGGGGCCACCCCGCTTGAGGCCCACGCAGGGCGCGACCTGCTCTGCGTCTTTGCGGACGAGGACGTGGTGCGCGGGCTCACCCCGGACCACGCGGCCTTCCACAAGCTGCCCTACGTGTGCAACATCGCCAGCGCGCCGGGCAAAACAGGCGGAGCATACGACTTCGTGTCCCGCGTGTTCTGCCCGGAGGTGGGCGTGCCCGAGGACCCGGTGACCGGCTCGGCGCACAGCCTGCTCACCCCCTTCTGGGCCGCCAGGCTGGGCAAGACGCGCCTGCGCGCGTGGCAGGCGTCCAAACGCGGGGGACGGCTGGAGTGCGAATTGGCTGGCGACAGGGTGCGCATTGCGGGTCGCGCGGCCCTCTACCTGCGTGGCGAAATCGTGGCGCTGGGGCGGTAA